AAAAAATGGCCGATGTGGTCGTGGTTGAAGGAGTGGGTGGTTTCAAAGTGCCGCTTAATAATCGGCAGGACACGGCCGATCTTGCCAGCTTGCTCGATCTGCCGGTCATTCTGGTGGTGGGTATGCGGTTGGGGTGTCTCAACCACGCGTTGCTGACGTCAGCCGCAATTCACTCTCGCGGCCTGAAACTCGCGGGTTGGGTCGCAAACTGCATTGATCCGCACATGGCCGCGCTGCGAGAGAATTTATTCGCGCTTGAGGAACGGATTAACCGACCTCCACTGAGTGTGTTCGCGTTTCAGCCCGATCCGCGGCCGGAAAAACTGGCGCGTGAGCTCGCTGTACAATCCTTGATCTGAATTCAAACACCGGACGCAGACGCAGTGCTTATTCTTGCCTTGCTGTTATCCGTATGCTAATTTACGCGCTTGGCGAAAAACGGGCCGAGCGGGTCGGGAGCCACAAGCATGCAGTTTGCAGATGTGGATGATGCGGGGGCTTACACGCTTACCGCAAAACGCAACAACTCGCTTAGCACGTCGGGCCGGTATCTGGTTTTTGGTTTTATTTTTGTCGTTTCATTCGGCATTTCCACGGCGTTTGCGGCTTTTGGAGCGTGGCTGGTTTTGCCATTCGCCGGCCTCGAAATGCTGGTTTTGTTTCTGGCTTTCTACTTTATCGGGCGTCGGTCGGACGATTATGAGCGTCTCACCTTGAACGGCGACCGACTCGTGCTCGAGCGCATGGAACACGGAAGGCTCGGGCACTTCGAGTTCAACCGATACTGGGCACAGGTGGTGTGCGACACCGAAGGAAGTCGCTTGGCGCTGCGTTCGCACGGCCGAGAGGTGGAATTCGGGCTTTACCTGACGGAAGAAGAACGTGTAAAGCTCGCGCGGCAGCTTAAAGATAGAATCCGGCAGCGCTAATGGCTTCGATCAATTTGATGCGGCGTCGGATTCTTAGGGCAAAAAAAGCTAAACTTCGTGCTTTCCTGGGGTGAATATGGCAAAAAAGTTACTACTGTGCTGGATCGGGCTGTTGCTTCCAATGTTCTATGCCGGAGCGGCGCAAAGCGCCTATGAATTAAACCTGCAACAACCTGAAACGCCCATCGCCCAGCAAATTTACGATTTGCACACCCTGATTCTTTGGGTGTGCGTGGTCATATTCTGCGGGGTGTTTGGCGTGATGTTTTATGCGATATTCAAGCACCGTAAATCGCTTGGCCATGAAGCCAGCCAGTTCCACGAAAATACTACCGTCGAGATCATCTGGACCATTATTCCTTTCTTCATTTTGGTAGCTATAGCGTATCCCGCCACGAAAACCGTTCTGGCGATGAAAAATACTTCCAATCCGGATATAAGCATTAAAGTCACCGGCTATCAATGGAAATGGAAGTATGATTACTTGCAAGACGGCATCAGTTTCTACAGTACGCTTTCCACGCCGGAGGACCAGATTTACGGCCGGGCGCCCAGGGACGAACATTATCTGTTGGAAGTGGACAATCCGCTGGTGGTCCCGATTGACAAAAGAATTCGCGTGCTTATCACGGCTGATGACGTGATTCATTCTTGGTGGGTACCCGCCTTCGGAGTGAAGCAGGACGCGATCGTCGGTTTTATCCGTGACGCTTGGTTCGAAGTTGAGAAACCCGGAATTTACCGCGGCCAATGTGCGGAATTGTGCGGCAAGAACCACGGCTTCATGCCTATCGTAGTGGTAGCGAAGGAACAAAAAGATTATGAGACTTGGCTCGCCGAGCAAAAGCAGGCACAGGCGGCAACGACGGTCAATATCAACAAGACTTTCACCTTGGATGAGTTGAAAGCTCAGGGGGAAAAGGTTTTTAATACAACCTGCGCTGTCTGTCATCAGGTCAACGGCAAGGGTATTCCCGGCACCTTCCCAGCCCTGGACGGCTCAAAAATCGTCAACGGCCCCAAAGCAGATCATTTGAATATTGTGATGAACGGAAAACCGGGCACGGCGATGGTTGCGTTCAGCAAGCAGCTTTCGGACCTTGAGCTTGCTTCGGTAATCACCTATGAGCGCAACGCTTGGGGTAACAAGACGGGAGACGTGATACAGCCGAGCCAAATCAAAGCATTGCGTAAGTAACAGACCAAGAGGATAAGGAGAACAGCATCATGGACGCAGCACAAGCAACGCACGCCCACGGCGATCACGCACATCATCCTAGCGGCATCATGCGCTGGGTGATGACGACCAACCACAAGGACATCGGCACGCTGTATTTGACCTTCAGCTGCATCATGTTCTTCATCGGCGGCACCATGGCGATGACCATTCGCGCCGAGCTGTTCGAGCCGGGGTTGCAATTCCTGCGACCTGACTTCTTTAACCAGCTCACCACCTTGCACGGGCTCATCATGATCTTTGGCGCAATCATGCCGGCATTTGTAGGTTTCGCGAACTGGCAGGTGCCGATGATGATCGGCGCGCCGGATATGGCGTTTGCCCGCATGAACAACTGGAGTTTCTGGCTCCTGCCGTTCGCCGCGTCTCTATTGCTCATTTCGTTCTTCGTGCCGGGCGGCGCCGCGGCCGGAGGCTGGACGCTCTACCCGCCGCTGTCTGTGGAGTTGGGTCCCGGCATGGATTTGACTATTTTCGCCATCCACTTGCTCGGCGCGTCCTCCATCATGGGCGCGATCAACATCATTACTACCATCCTCAACATGCGCGCGCCCGGGATGACGCTGATGAAGATGCCGTTGTTCGTATGGACGTGGCTGATAACGGCATATTTGCTGATCGCCGTAATGCCAGTGCTGGCCGGCGCGGTAACCATGCTGCTAACGGACCGCCATTTCGGCACCCATTTCTTCAACGCGGCCGGAGGTGGCGACCCGGTGCTGTTCCAGCACGTATTCTGGTTCTTCGGCCATCCCGAGGTGTATATCATGATTCTCCCCGGCTTTGGCATCGTTTCGCAAATCATTCCGACCTTCTCGCGCAAGCCTCTGTTTGGCTATACCTCAATGGTGTACGCCACCGCCTCGATCGCGATTCTCTCCTTCTGTGTCTGGGCGCACCACATGTTTACCGTGGGCATGCCGGCGGCGGGACAATTGTTTTTCATGTACTCAACCATGCTGATTGCGGTGCCGACGGGCGTGAAGGTTTTCAACTGGGTTGCGACCATGTGGCGCGGCTCAATGACCTTCGAGACTCCGATGCTTTTCGCCATTGGCTTCATTTTCCTGTTTACCCTGGGTGGTTTTACCGGACTGGTGCTGGCTATTACGCCCGTGGACATTCAGCTGCAGGACACCTATTACGTGGTCGCGCATTTCCATTACGTGCTGGTGGCAGGCGCGCTGTTCAGCATTTTCGGCGGCGTTTACTACTGGCTGCCGAAGTGGACCGGCAAAATGTATGACGAAACGCTTGGCAAATGGCATTTTTGGCTATCGATGATTTTTTTCAACGTCGCCTTCTTTGTGCAGCATTTTCTGGGTCTGGCGGGAATGCCGCGCCGTATTCCCGATTACGCGCCGCAATTTGCCGACTTCAACATGATCTCCAGCATCGGCGCTTTCGGCTTCGGCCTGTCGCAGCTGGTGTTTGTGTATCTCGTCATCAAATGCATCCGCAGCGGGGAAAAAGCGCCCGCCAAACCGTGGGAAGGCGCGCATGGGCTGGAGTGGACGCTGCCGTCACCTCCTCCCTACCACAGCTTCGAGACGCCACCCGTGGTCAAATAGGAGAGGTGAACCGGCGATGATGCGACATGCTGAACCGGGTTCGCAGAAGAACAGGGTGCGAACCGCTTTGATCATGCTTTCGATCGCCGCAGCTTTTCTAATTGGTTTCATTATCAGTCATTGGCGATGAGCGTAAACCGGTCTAAAAGTACGATGCTCAGGAAACTGGTAATTGTCTCAGTGGCGATGATCGGCTTTGGGTTTGCGCTGGTACCGTTTTACAAGAATACCTGTGACGTCACCGGATTTAATAATACCCTCAAGGCTGATGAAGTGGCAAAGAACTCCCAAGTGGATTATTCGCGCACCGTCACCGTTGAATTCGACGCGAATACCCACCACTCGCTGTCCTGGAACTTCCAGCCGTCGCAGGGCGGCGTGAAAGTCCATCTGCGGGATATGACGCACGTGGTTTATGAGGCTAAGAATACCTTGCCCTATTCTGTCACCGGGCAGGCGATACCGAGTTACGGACCGCAGCTCGCGGTGCTGTATTTTAAGAAGGTGCAATGCTTTTGTTTCTCGCAGCGGACCCTGAAAGCGAATGAAGTAGGGAAAATACCCGTGGTATTTGTAATTGATCCGCAGTTACCCAGGGACGTAAGCACCACTACACCGTCCTATACTTTCTTTGAAGTGGACGGCAGCCGCGGAAAAACGGGCTAGACGGATATGCAATGCATCAGGAAGCGGGCGAGCGGAAGAAAGCCACGGCGCTGCAAGCTGCAAAGGCGGTATTTTGGGCTTTTTTCGGCGTCCGCAAAGGAACGGACCGCGACGCCGATGCAGTGAGCATTACGCCCTTGCAGGCAATTGTTGCCGGTCTCATCGGTGCCGCGTTGCTTGTGTTGTGTTTGCTGCTGCTGGTGCACTTTGTGACCAGCTAGATGCTTTTTAGCGAGTTGTAGAAGTAGGAATCAGGGTACACTAAAAAGAGAGGACTTCATGACGCAACAGCCTCGACATTATTACGTGCCATCGCCATCGCACTGGCCGATTCTCGGTTCGCTAGCACTGTTTTGCATGGCGATCGGCGCAACGCTGTGGATAAACAATCATGCGAATATCGGGCCATGGGTGTTGGTGGGTGGCCTTTCCATTTTGATCTTTATGCTGTTCGGCTGGTTCGGTACCGTGATCCGCGAAAGCGAAGGCGAAAAATTCAATAATCAAGTTGATCTCAGCTTTCGCTGGGGTATGAGCTGGTTCATCTTCACTGAAGTCATGTTCTTTGCGGGATTTTTTGGCGCGCTATTTTATATGCGCGTGCTGGCGATACCTTGGCTCGGGGATTTCGAAAACAAGATTCTGTGGCCGGATTTCACCGCTCACTGGCCGGTAGCGGGGCCCGGACTCAAGGAACAGTTCACGCCCATGGCGGCGTGGGGCATACCCGCGATCAACACGTTGATCCTTCTTTCCTCCGGCGCCACCGTCACTTGGGCTCACTGGGGATTGAAGCGCAACGACCGCAGACAGCTTATCATCGGGCTTATACTGACAATCCTGTTAGGCTGGACCTTCTTGGCACTGCAGGCGCATGAATACTGGCTTGCCTACACAGAATTGAATCTTAACCTTACCACGGGTGCCTACGGTGCAAGCTTCTTTATGCTGACCGGCTTTCACGGCTTGCATGTAACCATCGGTACCATTATGCTGGTCACTATCTTGGGCCGTTGCATAGCCGGACATTTCAAGCCTGAGCACCACTTCGGATTCGAGGCGGTGTCGTGGTACTGGCATTTTGTTGACGTGGTGTGGCTGCTGCTGTTTATTCTGGTCTATTGGCTATAACTCGCGGGCATATTCTGCTCAAGGAGGAAAACGCAGCACACAAGTAACAACAAGGAGGAGGAACCCCATGCAAATAAAAAGAGGGACACTGACGCCGCATGGTATCACTGTGCGGCGCCTTTTTTTCTTAAGCAGGAATTACAACCCCTGGGGCGGAATGAGGCCGAAGTAAAAGCCCAGCATGAGGATAAGGAACAGCACTATGGAAAAGGTAATGCGCACGGTAAGCGCCTTAACGGTGCGTTCGGATTTGCCTTTGTCCTTGATCAGGTAATACAGCGCAGAACCGAGGCTGATAAGTATGATCGCGATGAAGAGGAAGACGATGATTCTCACGCTGCATTTCCTTGTAAAAAATTCAGTTTAGACGATTCGCCACTTCGTTGCCAACAGGGATGCTTTATGGTTTTGAATTCAAGCCCAGGCTGTGGTCCAGTATTGCCGCCGGCGCGGTATTGTTACTGACCCTCTGGCTCGGGCACTGGCAGCTTGAGCGCGCGGGTGAAAAGCAGAAACTTGAAGACCGCTTCGAGGAGCTGGCCAAGCAGCCGCCGGTCAGCGTTCCCGCGACCCAGGTCAATCCTGATGAATATCGGTTTCGCAATGTCGAAGTGCAGGGACGGTATGCCGATTCCTACACCATTTATCTGGACAACCGCATTTATCATGGTATTGCGGGTTACCAGGTGATAACGCCTCTGCAAATTGCAGGCAGCCGGACTTACATTCTGATTAACCGTGGCTGGGTGCCAAGAGCCGCGGAACGTCTGGATTTGCCCGTAATACCGACGCCGCGGCAGCCAGTGAAAATCAGCGGCATTGCGGTGGTTCCCAGCAAGAAAATACTCGAGCTCTCCTCGCAAACGGTGGAAGGAAAAATCTGGGAAAACCTCGTGCTGAAGCGCTATCGCAAAGCGGTACCGTTCGAAATTCAGCCGATTGTGATTGAACAGGAAAATGACACTGCAGATGGATTGGTGAGGGATTGGGAACGTCCGGACGTGGGTGTTAACATGCACCGCGGCTATGCGTTCCAGTGGTTCATGCTGGCTACAGCGATCATAATTTTATATTTGGTGCTGAATGTCAAACGAGTATCACCGCGGAAGGATTAAGCTGCTTTTGATCGTGCTACTGTGCGCCACACCAGTGGCGGCAGCATATATCACGTTTTATTTCTGGGAGCCGCGTCAGGGAACCATGAACTACGGTGAACTTCTGCCGCCGCGTCTATTACCGGACGCTGAATTGCAATCGCTAGACGGGCGACCATTTCGCATCAGCGAACTTCGTGGAAAATGGCTGCTGCTGCAAGTGGATTCCGCCGCGTGCAGCCAGAGCTGCCGCAAGAAATTGTATTTTTTACGGCAGTTGCGTCTCACGCAGGGTAAGGACATGGACCGCATCGAGCGCGTATGGGTAATTGACGACGGTGGTACGCCGCAGCAACAGCTGGTAAAAGAATATGCCGGCACCTGGTTGATACGGGATACGAGTGGCGCGTTGCTCGCTGTGTTTCCCTCGGCCAATTCGCCACAAGACCATATTTACGTCGTCGATCCACGAGGTAATCTGATGTTGCGCTTTCCGCGTAATGCGGACCCCAGAAAAATGATCAAGGATATTAGCCGACTGCTCATGGCCTCCCAGATCGGATGATGTTTCGAAAACTTGTCTTAACCGCCGCAATTCTCGCATATGCAGTAGTGGTGTTTGGAGCCTTCGTGCGTCTTTCAAACGCCGGACTGGGCTGCCCGGATTGGCCTGGTTGTTACGGCCGTCTCGCCGTGCCTCAAAGCGCACCAGCACGCGGTATTGCTCATTTAGAATTTCCGAACAAGCCGCTCGATAACGCCAAGGCATGGATTGAAATGACGCATCGATATCTGGCAGGCACGCTGGCTTTGCTGATAGTGGCAATTGCCGTTTACGCTTCACGCAAGCGCGCTGAGTTGCAGCAATCGCCGTTACTGTCACTGTTACTTGCCGGGCTGGTCGCGTTGCAAGCGCTGCTTGGAATGTGGACTGTAACTTTGTTATTGAAACCGGTTGTGGTTTCCCTGCATCTGCTGGGGGGCATGGTCACCCTGGCATTGCTGTGCTGGTTGGCGTTGCGGCAATATGCGCGGCCAACCGTATATGCCGTGAGTCGGGACTCGCTAAAATTCTGGGGCTGGCTGGGACTTGGGCTGTTGGCGGTGCAGATCGCGCTGGGCGGCTGGGTGAGTGCCAATTACGCAGCTCTCGCTTGCGGCGGATTTCCGCTATGTAACGGCAGCTGGTTGCCCAAGATGGATTTCTCGGCAGGCTTTCAGCTGGTTGGCAGTGAGGGAACGACGAGCGGCAACACACTGTCCAATTTGGCGCTCGCGTCCATAAATTGGACACATCGACTCGGCGCGTTAATTGTTTTGTGTTATCTCGCGTCTCTGGCAATTGCGGTTCTGCGCATCAAACGGTTGCAAAAATACGGGGTGTTGCTGCTGACCATCGTCTGCCTGCAGGTCGCGCTTGGAATTGGCAACGTTTTGTTAAGCCGGCCTTTGCCGTTGGCGGTGGCCCACAATGCCGCTGCTGCGCTATTACTGGTCGTCATGGTGGTGTTAAACTTTAATTTATCGAGTTCGGGAGTTGACGATGGCCTTTAGCTTAACCTGGGAGCGAGCGGGTACCCGCGTTCACCAGTATTTCAAATTGTGCAAGCCACGCGTGGTGTCGCTTATCCTATTTACCGCAGTTATTGGAATGTTCCTTGCAACGCCGGGCATGGTCCAGTTCAATACGCTGCTCTTCGCCACATCGGGAATTGCACTGGTAGCCGGCGCCGCGGCAGCAGTGAATTGCCTGATTGAGCAAAAAATCGACGCAGTTATGGCACGTACTCGTTACCGCCCGCTGCCGCGCGGGGAGTTGACTTCACTGCAGACACTCGTTTTTTCCGGCGCGCTAGGCGGCGCGGGGCTGTGGTTGCTTGACCGATTCATCAATCCGGTTACCATGTGGCTGACCCTTGCGACTTTTCTGGGATACGCAGTTATTTACACCGTGATTCTCAAGCCCATGACGCCGCAAAATATTGTCATCGGAGGCGCATCCGGCGCAATGCCGCCCGTGCTGGGCTGGACCGCGGTAACCGGGGAAATTTCCTACGATGCGTTGTTGCTGTTTCTGATCATTTTTGCATGGACTCCGCCGCATTTCTGGTCTCTCGCCCTGTATCGCAAACACGAGTATGCCAAAGCAGGATTACCCATGTTGCCGGTCACCCACGGCGATAAGTACACTCGCTTGCACGTACTTCTGTATACGCTGATTCTCGTTGCCGTGAGCCTGCTGCCGTTTGTAACCAAGATGAGCGGCTGGCTCTACCTATTAAGCGCCTGCGCGCTGGGAGGGATTTATTTATATTATGGAGTGAGAATCTTTGTGGACTACAGCGACGCGCTGGCGCAGCGCGCGTTTCGATATTCCATCGTGTACCTCGCGGCGCTATTCGCCGCGCTACTATTAGATCACTGGCGTTGAAGCCAACTTTTCTTGCGTCTTATGACCAAATTTCTGCTGGCCGGTCTGCTATCTGGTATTTTGGGCGCGCTTGTCGGATGTGATACAACAGCCAAAGTAGAACACTTCCAATCTACTGACATTACTGGCGCAAGTTTCGGAAAAGATTTTCATTTGACGGACCACAATGGCAAGTCCAGAAGCCTTGAGGATTTCAGAGGCAAAGTGGTGGTGCTATTCTTCGGCTATACCCATTGTCCCGATGTTTGTCCGGCTACACTCGCTGAACTCGCAACGGTGATGAAGCAATTGGGCCCGGAATCCGAGAACGTGCAAGTATTGTTCGTGACTGTGGATCCGCAGCGCGACACACCGCAAGTGCTGGCGAAGTACGTACCCTCGTTCTACCCCAGTTTTCTAGGTCTGTACGGTGACCCCGAAGCGACGTCCAGAACCGCAAAGGAGTTTAAAATCGTCTACCAGAAAGTTGCCGGCAGTGGTCCCGATGATTACACCATGGACCATTCGGCCGGCACCTATGTATTCGATCAGAAAGGAAGACTGCGCTTGTTTGTAAGCTATGGGCAGGGGGCGCCGGTTTTTCTGCACGACGTCAGACTCCTGCTTGCCGAGAATTAACCAGCCACCATTGCCGCTTTCATTTTGGCGAACGCTTTTTCTTCAAGCTGCCGGATGCGTTCGGCCGAGACCTTGAACTCTGCAGCCAAATCGTGCAGTGTCGCCGAATCTTTTTCCCGAAGCCAGCGTTCTTCGATGATGCGGCGGCTGCGCGGATCGAGACTCTCAAGCGCTCGCTTGAGATCCGTGGTTTGCAAACGACTGTCCTGTTCGCGTTCCAGGATAAGCGATGGCTCATTTTCCGGATCGCTGAGGTATGCGATCGGGCTATATGCTTCGTCGTCATCGACCGCCGGTTCTAACGCGACATCATGCCCGCTCAAGCGCGTCTCCATTTCAGATACCTCTGAACTTTTCACGCCAAGCAGATTGGCCACATCCATTGTTTGCTTAAGACGCATAGGTTCCAGCCCCTGTTTCAGGCTGCGCAAATTGAAAAATAGCTTGCGCTGCGCCTTGGTCGTGGCGATTTTCACGATGCGCCAATTGCGAAGGATAAATTCGTGGATCTCGGCGCGTATCCAGTGTACGGCGAACGACACCAGGCGCACTCCGCGCTCCGGGTCGAAGCGTCGAACTGCTTTCATGAGCCCGATGTTGCCTTCCTGGATCAGGTCTGCCTGCGGCAGCCCATAACCCATGTAACCGCGAGCGATAGCGACCACGACGCGCAGGTGTGAGAGCACCAACTGTCTGGCTGCTTCCAGGTCGTTATCCGCGCGCCAGCGTCGTGCTAATTCCGTCTCCTGCTCTTGCGTGAGTATAGGAAAGCGGTTTACCGCCTGGATATAACTCTCCAGGCTTCCCGTCACCGACGGGATAGGCAAAGCCATAGTTTGCGTCATTCGAAATCCCTCAAAAAAATATTTTAGCACTCTCCATCTCAGAGTGCCAAGCATAGGGAAAGTTCTGGCTAACGCGGTTCGATTTGCCGCAGATGCCTGCTTACCGATAGCCAAGCGCCCAGCCAGCCAAGCCATGCTGAAAATAAAATCAAGATTGCACTGTCTTTCATATCTAAGTGATTTAACTGGAAATTTATCGAATATAGCCGGGCCAAATCCGCGAGAGCCTTATTCAGCACTTCAATGCTTCCCGCCACGATGACCCAGGCGACCGCCCCGCCCGCCAACCCCTGCAGAGTTCCGATATACAGGAATGGTCGGCGAATGAAACGGCCGGTTGCGCCGATCAGTTTCGCCACCTCAATTTCGTCGCGTTGGGTGAGAATTTGAAGCCTTATCGTATTGAACGTCACTGCCACCAAGGCGAAGCTTAACAACATAGCCAACAGCAATATGATCAGTTTGCCAAGCCGCAACAACGCATCCAGCCGCTGCGCCCAAAGCGAGTCCAGCTGCACATGCGCGGCGTTGGGCCAAGAACTGATCTCGTTTCGCAATGCTTCCAAGGCATCCGCAGAGGAATTTTTCGCGTGAATTATAAATGCATCGGGCAAAGGGTTTTGCGTCAGGCTTTGCACCACATCGCCGATACCGGTTGACCGTTGGAGCTCACGCAGCGCCTTGTCACGTGGCACGAATTGGAAATTACGCACTGAAGGATTGTTTTTAAGCCGCAACTGTATTTGGGCGACATCCGCTGGGGTCGCCTGCGTACCCAAAAACAGGCTTATCTGGGGTTCGCCGCCGATTTGTCCGGACAAGCTTTCGAGGTTTCTGAGCAGAGCGTAAAGTCCACTGGGCAAGCTTATTGCAATGCCGATGACGCTGATATTGAGTAGGCTGGCA
The Burkholderiales bacterium DNA segment above includes these coding regions:
- a CDS encoding cytochrome c oxidase subunit 3, encoding MTQQPRHYYVPSPSHWPILGSLALFCMAIGATLWINNHANIGPWVLVGGLSILIFMLFGWFGTVIRESEGEKFNNQVDLSFRWGMSWFIFTEVMFFAGFFGALFYMRVLAIPWLGDFENKILWPDFTAHWPVAGPGLKEQFTPMAAWGIPAINTLILLSSGATVTWAHWGLKRNDRRQLIIGLILTILLGWTFLALQAHEYWLAYTELNLNLTTGAYGASFFMLTGFHGLHVTIGTIMLVTILGRCIAGHFKPEHHFGFEAVSWYWHFVDVVWLLLFILVYWL
- a CDS encoding cytochrome C oxidase subunit I, which codes for MSNEYHRGRIKLLLIVLLCATPVAAAYITFYFWEPRQGTMNYGELLPPRLLPDAELQSLDGRPFRISELRGKWLLLQVDSAACSQSCRKKLYFLRQLRLTQGKDMDRIERVWVIDDGGTPQQQLVKEYAGTWLIRDTSGALLAVFPSANSPQDHIYVVDPRGNLMLRFPRNADPRKMIKDISRLLMASQIG
- a CDS encoding DUF2244 domain-containing protein, which produces MQFADVDDAGAYTLTAKRNNSLSTSGRYLVFGFIFVVSFGISTAFAAFGAWLVLPFAGLEMLVLFLAFYFIGRRSDDYERLTLNGDRLVLERMEHGRLGHFEFNRYWAQVVCDTEGSRLALRSHGREVEFGLYLTEEERVKLARQLKDRIRQR
- a CDS encoding COX15/CtaA family protein codes for the protein MMFRKLVLTAAILAYAVVVFGAFVRLSNAGLGCPDWPGCYGRLAVPQSAPARGIAHLEFPNKPLDNAKAWIEMTHRYLAGTLALLIVAIAVYASRKRAELQQSPLLSLLLAGLVALQALLGMWTVTLLLKPVVVSLHLLGGMVTLALLCWLALRQYARPTVYAVSRDSLKFWGWLGLGLLAVQIALGGWVSANYAALACGGFPLCNGSWLPKMDFSAGFQLVGSEGTTSGNTLSNLALASINWTHRLGALIVLCYLASLAIAVLRIKRLQKYGVLLLTIVCLQVALGIGNVLLSRPLPLAVAHNAAAALLLVVMVVLNFNLSSSGVDDGL
- a CDS encoding DUF2970 domain-containing protein yields the protein MHQEAGERKKATALQAAKAVFWAFFGVRKGTDRDADAVSITPLQAIVAGLIGAALLVLCLLLLVHFVTS
- the rpoH gene encoding RNA polymerase sigma factor RpoH encodes the protein MTQTMALPIPSVTGSLESYIQAVNRFPILTQEQETELARRWRADNDLEAARQLVLSHLRVVVAIARGYMGYGLPQADLIQEGNIGLMKAVRRFDPERGVRLVSFAVHWIRAEIHEFILRNWRIVKIATTKAQRKLFFNLRSLKQGLEPMRLKQTMDVANLLGVKSSEVSEMETRLSGHDVALEPAVDDDEAYSPIAYLSDPENEPSLILEREQDSRLQTTDLKRALESLDPRSRRIIEERWLREKDSATLHDLAAEFKVSAERIRQLEEKAFAKMKAAMVAG
- a CDS encoding SURF1 family protein; this translates as MLYGFEFKPRLWSSIAAGAVLLLTLWLGHWQLERAGEKQKLEDRFEELAKQPPVSVPATQVNPDEYRFRNVEVQGRYADSYTIYLDNRIYHGIAGYQVITPLQIAGSRTYILINRGWVPRAAERLDLPVIPTPRQPVKISGIAVVPSKKILELSSQTVEGKIWENLVLKRYRKAVPFEIQPIVIEQENDTADGLVRDWERPDVGVNMHRGYAFQWFMLATAIIILYLVLNVKRVSPRKD
- the bioD gene encoding dethiobiotin synthase — translated: MRRGFFVTGSDTSVGKTILACTLLHAIASRGFSVVGMKPVATGCEASLEGPRNHDVEQLIAASTIKAPRHIVNPYALNSPIAPHIAARQAGIEIKTELIKEAFEQLKKMADVVVVEGVGGFKVPLNNRQDTADLASLLDLPVILVVGMRLGCLNHALLTSAAIHSRGLKLAGWVANCIDPHMAALRENLFALEERINRPPLSVFAFQPDPRPEKLARELAVQSLI
- the ctaD gene encoding cytochrome c oxidase subunit I encodes the protein MDAAQATHAHGDHAHHPSGIMRWVMTTNHKDIGTLYLTFSCIMFFIGGTMAMTIRAELFEPGLQFLRPDFFNQLTTLHGLIMIFGAIMPAFVGFANWQVPMMIGAPDMAFARMNNWSFWLLPFAASLLLISFFVPGGAAAGGWTLYPPLSVELGPGMDLTIFAIHLLGASSIMGAINIITTILNMRAPGMTLMKMPLFVWTWLITAYLLIAVMPVLAGAVTMLLTDRHFGTHFFNAAGGGDPVLFQHVFWFFGHPEVYIMILPGFGIVSQIIPTFSRKPLFGYTSMVYATASIAILSFCVWAHHMFTVGMPAAGQLFFMYSTMLIAVPTGVKVFNWVATMWRGSMTFETPMLFAIGFIFLFTLGGFTGLVLAITPVDIQLQDTYYVVAHFHYVLVAGALFSIFGGVYYWLPKWTGKMYDETLGKWHFWLSMIFFNVAFFVQHFLGLAGMPRRIPDYAPQFADFNMISSIGAFGFGLSQLVFVYLVIKCIRSGEKAPAKPWEGAHGLEWTLPSPPPYHSFETPPVVK
- a CDS encoding SCO family protein; translation: MTKFLLAGLLSGILGALVGCDTTAKVEHFQSTDITGASFGKDFHLTDHNGKSRSLEDFRGKVVVLFFGYTHCPDVCPATLAELATVMKQLGPESENVQVLFVTVDPQRDTPQVLAKYVPSFYPSFLGLYGDPEATSRTAKEFKIVYQKVAGSGPDDYTMDHSAGTYVFDQKGRLRLFVSYGQGAPVFLHDVRLLLAEN
- the cyoE gene encoding heme o synthase → MAFSLTWERAGTRVHQYFKLCKPRVVSLILFTAVIGMFLATPGMVQFNTLLFATSGIALVAGAAAAVNCLIEQKIDAVMARTRYRPLPRGELTSLQTLVFSGALGGAGLWLLDRFINPVTMWLTLATFLGYAVIYTVILKPMTPQNIVIGGASGAMPPVLGWTAVTGEISYDALLLFLIIFAWTPPHFWSLALYRKHEYAKAGLPMLPVTHGDKYTRLHVLLYTLILVAVSLLPFVTKMSGWLYLLSACALGGIYLYYGVRIFVDYSDALAQRAFRYSIVYLAALFAALLLDHWR
- the coxB gene encoding cytochrome c oxidase subunit II, with translation MFYAGAAQSAYELNLQQPETPIAQQIYDLHTLILWVCVVIFCGVFGVMFYAIFKHRKSLGHEASQFHENTTVEIIWTIIPFFILVAIAYPATKTVLAMKNTSNPDISIKVTGYQWKWKYDYLQDGISFYSTLSTPEDQIYGRAPRDEHYLLEVDNPLVVPIDKRIRVLITADDVIHSWWVPAFGVKQDAIVGFIRDAWFEVEKPGIYRGQCAELCGKNHGFMPIVVVAKEQKDYETWLAEQKQAQAATTVNINKTFTLDELKAQGEKVFNTTCAVCHQVNGKGIPGTFPALDGSKIVNGPKADHLNIVMNGKPGTAMVAFSKQLSDLELASVITYERNAWGNKTGDVIQPSQIKALRK
- a CDS encoding cytochrome c oxidase assembly protein → MSVNRSKSTMLRKLVIVSVAMIGFGFALVPFYKNTCDVTGFNNTLKADEVAKNSQVDYSRTVTVEFDANTHHSLSWNFQPSQGGVKVHLRDMTHVVYEAKNTLPYSVTGQAIPSYGPQLAVLYFKKVQCFCFSQRTLKANEVGKIPVVFVIDPQLPRDVSTTTPSYTFFEVDGSRGKTG
- a CDS encoding twin transmembrane helix small protein, with protein sequence MRIIVFLFIAIILISLGSALYYLIKDKGKSERTVKALTVRITFSIVLFLILMLGFYFGLIPPQGL